A window of the Lactuca sativa cultivar Salinas chromosome 5, Lsat_Salinas_v11, whole genome shotgun sequence genome harbors these coding sequences:
- the LOC111878352 gene encoding transcription factor ORG2, which produces MQALSPLFSSNFAWPSEDLIPNHFQLDGNDLSIDVEANSYKSFLGFHTYEDIQHDFSNENSNSSGGLVNDDYANPLMVVKKLNHNASERHRRKRVNDLYAFIRSLLPISTDQKKKVSIPGTVSRALKYIPELQKEVETLIRKKEKLSSYSSSKAYLTEEGMKNKMGKDAKIETNSSFVSSVRVLGAKEAVIQLISSKDHMHKRKEIGFLSTVLKYLEEEEDGFVLLNSTTFKSLGEGMLFSTLHIQVQGDNNIDAGRLKEKLCSFYQQSD; this is translated from the exons ATGCAAGCTTTATCCCCTCTCTTCTCAAGTAACTTCGCATGGCCCTCTGAGGATCTCATACCGAATCATTTTCAACTTGATGGCAATGATCTTTCTATTGATGTTGAAGCCAATTCATATAAATCTTTTCTTGGTTTTCATACATATGAAGATATCCAGCATGATTTTTCTAATGAAAATTCTAATTCTTCTGGAGGGCTTGTGAATGACGATTACGCTAATCCTTTGATGGTGGTGAAGAAGCTCAATCATAATGCCAGTGAAAGACATCGTCGTAAGAGGGTGAACGACTTGTATGCTTTCATTCGTTCACTACTACCGATTTCCACTGATCAAAAG AAAAAAGTAAGTATCCCTGGAACAGTATCGCGTGCACTGAAGTACATACCAGAACTACAAAAGGAAGTAGAGACATTAATACGTAAAAAGGAAAAGCTTTCATCGTATTCATCATCAAAAGCTTACTTGACGGAAGAAGGCATGAAGAACAAAATGGGTAAAGAtgcaaaaattgaaacaaattcATCATTTGTTTCTTCTGTAAGAGTTTTAGGAGCCAAAGAAGCTGTCATACAACTGATTTCTTCAAAGGATCATATGCACAAGAGGAAGGAGATTGGCTTCTTGTCAACGGTTTTGAAATACTTAGAGGAGGAAGAAGATGGGTTTGTTTTGCTGAATTCAACGACCTTCAAATCGTTGGGGGAAGGGATGTTATTTAGCACTCTACATATTCAG GTGCAAGGTGATAATAACATAGACGCTGGAAGGCTGAAAGAGAAGCTCTGCTCTTTCTACCAACAATCAGATTGA